TAACAATCTTTCACAGAGACATTAGGCTCCTACATGTCATCTTTCACAAACGATGCAGCTATAATAAGATATATTTAATAATGGATGTTTTGTGtgtagaaaaaaacatgatgaagTCGAGATTAATTAAATATAGCTGATCGCAATCATGAGTAGCAATTAAAGGATTACAATCTTTTTCAATGTGACAGATTTCCTTTGGCACCCAGAGATTAAAACAGCTCTGATCATTGTTTGATATGCGTATGATGGGTGGTCACTGTACAGATGAGTAAGCTATGTTATATCTGCTGAGATTcaataatttgattaaaaggGGATTAACTCAATGATACATTcagaacaacaataataacaccTTGTCATATTTTTTCTAGCTTGAAAACAGTTGTACAGTTGCAAAGCCAGGAGCAAAAGTGACCCTGTGATCCGCCATGTTTGATGTGTGGTTGAAGTGATTGCACGTGCTGCTCGGAAATCGTATCCATTGAAATTATGGTTTGGCTGAATGGCTCTGTAGGTTGTTTATAAAGGGTTAGCAAGCTGACCCAACTTTGAACCAAACCTTGATATTGCTACGACTTATTGGCACTGGTCAACAATCGTGTCATTAAGCATCTTTAACAAGAGGGATTAATCTGGTTCATCAACCAAGTTCCACATCAGCACACAAGCTTTTTATGGCCAAACATGACATGTGCAGATATTCGGGGGTATTACTGACTgcggcaggttgttgtggcttTAGTGGCAGCTAGTTGCAGTGCTGGGCTCAGAAATGGGAGCAATGGGGACCATATTTTCATGAAACTGCTCCATGTACAATGACCCAACACTTTAATTAGGAACACTATCTGATTGTTGGTAAGAGTATGCAATTAGCTACACCTGCAATTTGTACAAGTGCAGCTAATTATCAGTATCAGAAGCAAGTGCTGCTTTAAGACATGCACGTAACTCCAGATAACTGCCTGGAAATCCCCAAGAGGCTGTaattgatgacgtttctaacatgcGAAAGGCGAGTTGCCGTTAAAAATGTGATGCCTGTCTGTTTGAGGTGTTTTGGTAAAGGTACTCAGAGATCCCCAAAAAGGACGTACACAGGCTTTGTTACTTCATCCTTTTTGGGCACTTTAAGCACCAACACCGCAAATAGAGAAGCTTCACATTTTAAGCATGGACAAGCTTGTCTTGATCAATTCATCTACGATGTATCCATTGTTCTTGCgttttccattgtgtgtgtgtgtgcttttgtagttttgttCTGGCCTTTGAAGTTGctgatctatatatatatatatatatatatatatatatatatatatatatatataaatagatcaGGATAAAAAATAGGAGCCATTCACGCAGAAGATATCAATAAAGATGTCCACTTCAATGTTTTCCAAAAGTTGTAACAGAATTATCTTTGTTGACAGTTTACTTGTGGCTAATATATAAGTTAGAATGGATTACTCTACTGGTGTTGTTTGTTATGTTAGGTCTATCAAGCAAGCAACACAATTTTCCAACAGAAGTTGACAACTTTTCAGATTAGGTGTTTCCACTCTAGATAAAGTTTTGCACTTTGTAGAAAAACATGGCAAAAGGGGAAGTTAATCCGATGTGGTGTTTTGTTGTTAGAGCCGGTTCACCTCAAGTTTTGAGGAAGTGCATTCTGGGATGCTTTTCTCACTTCATTCAATAGAAATGTTCTCacattttcagcattttcaAACCCAAACTTATCATACCACTGAGAAGTTTTCCTCATTCAGATGTTCCATGTGAACATGAATGAGCAGATGTTCAGCTGTACTTAATAAAGTGCTTAGTTAGTAGTAGTAACTGACTGATTTGCTAACTGCATGGTAATACCTCTAGAGAACAGATccataaaacataataaacatgCAGAATAACAGCACCCTGCTGCCGGCTACCACGACCACGACTCCTAAGTAGAAACTTGAAAAAGCTAGACACGTCTTTTAAAGGTTTTTCTTGAAATTGTTTTCAcagtgaagaaaaacatttcaagccaatgaagtaaaagaaaaacacaactgtgCTGACCAACACAAACTCCTTAAAAGAAAATCTATTATCGAGAAATCTGGCATCAAGCTGAGTGGGATAGAGTCggttacttaaaaaaacaaaacacgaaTTTTCACAGCACAGAGGAGACTATGGAAACCATTCACTGCAGGTTGAAGTCATAGATCATCTTTGTGCACAGACGCTTATTGTAACAATAAATAGCTCATCTCTTAGCGTCCGtatcaatattttttaaagccACAGTGTTCAATCCCCACAAGTGGGCTAAAAGCGTCactgcaaataataataataaaaaaactcacaaaatGCCTTAAGTTTGCTTTATTTGTTTAAGCTTCATCCTTGTGGACATtacatttttccacattttattgatttatcttCTGTTTTTCTGATAATAACGTTGCTTAAAGCAGCTTTAAACCCTTAAAGAATCGGATTAATTTCTACTGGGAACTCGTTCACCTTGACGAGGATGTAATTACGTGGGAATGAGAAGCAAAGAGCGAGACAACATTCACAAAGTACTTTGTACAGCAGCGCGGGGCAGGGTGTGTGTCGAGCCCTGCTGTTACTATCGGGGTCGTGGGATAATGCTGAAGAAGGAGGTATTattagatgttttttatgagcCCTTTTACCATCATGTTGCAACGCACAAAGACGTTGAAAGTCATTTTCTGAAGGATGTTTTAGTTTCTTGATCTGTTGGTCTTTCTATTTAATAGGGAAGCAATCTGATAAACAGTCAAAATCAAAAGCTGCCATGTCCCCCTAAAGAACAGTTTTTTGACAGTCCATTTAAAATGACTGAACTAAGAGCTGAGGATAATCCATCTGGTGGGCGACAGGTACGCATCACTGAGGGGCATAAATGTCCAAGTTAATGGTCTCCGAACATTCTCCGGATTTTTCTCCTGCCATCACCCCTGCTCCAAATGAGTCCATGTGTGGATAGTGTCCAAAGAAATCACCACGAGTGAGTGGACGTGTCGATGTCTCACAAGTGAAAGACACAAAGCTATAAagatacatgtagaagacaggGGCACAGACAAAGACGTCAAACTTGGtatttctgcagcagagtttCTACGTTACGTCTTATCTCTTGCATGCTGAGCCACTCATCATCTGAACGCTTTCCTGTTGTCTCACCACAGACTCTGTGAAAGACACACTTTGGAGAAACTCCAGGCCTCGTGGTGCAGATATGTTCCGGAGTTCATGAAATGCTCAAGTCATATTTGCATCTATTCTCCAACGACAATCACAGCGGATACATGACTTgcgaatatgccaggaggaaaaCGAGCTGGAGAACTCACTGGACCAAATAATGAGTTAATGTTGCTGTTAAAGATTTGTTATCAGGAGTAATTCCATGTAGCAAACCACTGAGTGAGTTTACAGAGGTAGCAGGAACTGTTGAAGCAGAGACGGTAGCCTCGAAGCGCTCGGGTACCAAATCAGATGAGTGTCAGCGGGCTTTGGGCTGAAAATCCATACTTATAGGAGTTATTTTAGTGACACTAGGCCTTTTGTCTCTCCGTAATAACTATGCAGCTCTGACAACGACCCACTGTTCCACTGGTATTAGCATGCAGATTCTCTGTAGTGCTACACCATTTCTGCCAGTACAGTGTGGATATTGTGTCGGAGGCAGGAATGTGCTGGATGTCCAACGCTGTGGGAGCTGAGCGGCTTAATGGATAGCTGTCAAAGTGGACTCAACAGGAACAGCTGTGTCTCCGTCTCACTGGAACtttcacactgaaacacactttGAGCTGAAAACATGAATTGTGGTACTGTAGGGAGATGAGATCGGATGGTCTACGCAGTATTGACTGTGAGGTGGTGCAACCTGAACATGTCAGGAGGATTTATTTCTGTTCATATTTTTAGACGCTGTCTGCCTAAAAACAGCTTAATCCAAGTTATGTCAGAAATAAAGTTGTGTTAAAGCCAGTGTGAAAGCCAGTGTGATACACCAGTGAAATTAAACTTGCGATTGTTGATATAACATTTGACTTGTGACCTCACCTCTGAAAACAGCAGGCGGTGAAAGAGACCTCAGAGTTTAGGGAGTACTTTTCAGTACACGACTGCcataacagaaaacacaaatgcaatgATGACAACGCTACTGCAAAAGCCACAACATAGAGCCACAATGTTGACAATGAGATGAACatacttctgctttttttttctttggtcaAAATGAGTCATCGTTTGTCAAAACGAGGTCAGGCCAGTTGCCGTTAAAAATGTGATGCCTGTCTGTTTGAGGTGTTTTGGTAAAGGTACTCAGAGATCCCCAAAAAGGACGTACACAGGCTTTGTTACTTCATCCTTTTTGGGCACTTTAAGCACCAACACAGCAAATAGAGAAGCTTCACATTTTAAGCATGGACGAGCTTGTCTTGATCAATTCATCTATGATGTATCCATTGTTCTTGCgttttccattgtgtgtgtgtgtgcttttgtagttttgttCTGGCTTTTGAAGTTGCGTTTTCATTTCTGCGTTGTGGCTCTTGCATCGATGTTTTCCGTTATTGTGCTCGTGTCTCGGCCAATGTACGAACGTCTTGAATCTCTCGTCATCTCTTCCACTTCAGCAGGTTCACCCTAGTAAAGATGTGAAACGTTAGCTGTGCTGCTCCCTGCTACAGCAGGAAGGGCACGGCCGCGTCAAAAGAGCccattgtgctgctgctgtggtttgttATGTGCCATGCAGGCCCGAGCCAATAGATGACCCTTGTTTGTTTCTGCACAGGACTGGGTGAGGCAGATGCATACCAGAACAATGGCAGCATCTCGACGAAGCCGGCGGTGACTGACTCCACGGGCGCTGAGGGCCCCCTCCAGTCCTGGACCCCCGCCGACACAGCTGACCCTGACACCGCTACGCCACGCCCCCACCTGGCCCGCCTCTTCTCCCGAGATGCCCCGGGCCGCGAGGATAACACCTTCAAAGAGCGACCCTCCGAATCGGATGAGCTACAGACCATCCAGGAACACAGCGGAGCGGCTTCAGAGTGCGGATCGGATAACCCAGAACAGGACCTAGACTAGGCTAGCTTTTttgtccttcctctcctctcttttctcttcttcctacTCTGTCTTTCAGTCTCTCATTTAAGAGAGAGACAAGAATCCCATTTtcgacaaatacaaatataccaACAACTACCGCTACCACCATGGCATCTGCTAGCAGCTCCGCACAGGCCGCCTTCGGGCTGGGCCGCAGGAAGAAGGACCCCAGCCTTTTGGATCAGATCGGAAAGTTCTTCggaggggagaagaagaggaagagcaaggTGAGAATGCAGGGAGAGCTGAGGTTGAAAGAAAACTTGACCTGTCTCATGTAACTCGGTTCATTCTGCTGATTCACTCCCAGAACCACTTATTTTTTAACTTCTAATTCTTTAGATCTTGTAAGAATTTTTTGCTTTATATACAAACGTggtggttttaatgttgttttcatggTGGACCTGAGTCTGATACTGTCCTACAATTCATGGTAACCGGCTGATAGTTGACAAATCAACGCTGTTTAATGGCTGtgggtgcagcttgatttatttgattttcttttattacaaAGAGGCTGTGATTTTGAATCATTTTGAGGATACTTTTCTATATTGTTCcgtttttctttaaatggtacTGACATGCGtagcttttgtttttaatatatctgtTGTAAATGTGAAATGGTGGACATAGTAACCTTGTTACTGTCAAATTACAGTTTGCTTATTACAACTTTCGACAGAGTGGAGATAAGAACAGCTGTGTATGAGTTCAGGTACTTCCCTTGATGATGATGGTAGGATTTGATGCTGACACTGAGATATGATGCTGGTACATTTTCAAGGCTTTGGGAATTCTTTAGAGAGTTAGTGCTGCTTCGTCTCTGGGCtcatttttaaacatctgtGATAAGTCGGCCCCAGGGACCGGTACTTTGCTGCAGTTTGCACAGTTCAGCAGTCTGCAAAGTCCCATTAACAATTATATTAAGACAAATGATTATATTATGCTATGAATGATCAAAGAGGAAGACAATGTTTATTAAGATATAATGATATGCAGTATATTTCTGTAGGAGCATATtatccccccccctctttggAAATATATACACGACGCTGCATCTCATAAAGTAAGAGCAGGCTTATCCAATCTGTCAGACAAGTCATCATTGCTATTTAATAAGTCTGTACTTTAAAGAGGTAAGGGTAGCAGAGTTTTTATGATAAGTAAATATGAAACCTTATTAATCAGGTATACTTTGTCAAAAAAGTAAGAAAAAGATAGCTTTTTGGTGTTGGCTTATTTTTACTGTAGTGAAAGTTCTGTTTTTGCTCCTGGCACCACTTTGTCCATCACTCCAAACAGACTGGGATCTACTTCCAGTCATGATGGACTGCCTGGCACTGTTGCCATGGCTATTAAGAACCAGACTGCAGCTTTGCTGGTTCCACGCCTTTCCACTCCATGGGGCCATTCACTCAGTGATACCATCTGGGGGTGGTGTTGAAACTGGGATTCAAGGCTCAGTGTCAAATGTGGTGTAAATGTTCACGGACACCACTGAGCATTCATTGGGATCCTGACTGCAACAAGCTGAGGCTGAATCCCTCAGCCTCCTGTAGTGATTTCAGGAGGAAGGCCTGGCAGTGTTACTCTGTATGTCCCCAACATGAGTCACATCTGCACAGCTGTGCACGTCACTGATGATGGTGAAAGGAAAGCAATGCTACTGAGAGCTAAATCCTGATAATAACGTCCACCATTTCTAACTCTTGGAGCACTAGTCAGTGCTTTGGCAAGGACATCACTGAGCAGGATGAAAAaacacagtccccccccccccccatgccttATGTCAACTATGAAAAGGTGTTCAGAGTAAGATTCAGGATGAGAACATTATTTGATACATGTATGCTTCAGGTCtcaaggctcatttatgctcaatGTCGTCTGTATGTGTGGGCGTTTTCTGAAAGCTTATAGTCAAAATGGGGCAGTACCACCTGAAATCgtgggggggcagtgtagcaACTTGTTCAAGCGAGATGACCCTAAGGAATAAACCAAAATGAGGATATTTCATCAATGTCTGTACTTTGTGAGActgcgatttttttttttaaagaaacttaAGGCATCTATACCATATTTTAGCATGGCACACAGTTCAAGTCCTTAGGCGTGGCCATGATTGTATTCGTCAGAAATGATTGActctgcactgccctctagtggatgtgtTGCTTCACAGCCATGCCACTAAAAAGCACACAAAGAGGCGGGAGCCCTAAGAGCTTGTGACAGTTTTATCATTCGAAGCAGGAGCATAAATGAGCCAGTAGCAGGAGCCTGTTCTGCTGATCAGATGATTTTGTTTAGCTTTTtgtgaaaactgttgcttcttGAAATGTTCAGGGAAAATGTCAACAGAACAAGTTGTGAAGCTTTTAATTAACATTTAGGCTTGTGATCAATTTTCTGCAGTATTTAGTTCAGATTTTCTTGTTCTCTTTTTGccacaaaaaaaacttgtacaaagatatttatatactatatatatatatacatatatatatacatatatatatatatatgtatatatatgtattcacCAAGGGTTTGCCTTCAATATATGAGTGTTAACATCTCAACTTCTCAAGTAAATGACAGTCAGGTTCGCCCCACCTCTGTTGCCTagcaatgtaaaacaaaagaaaaaacaggctGCGCTAACTTTCTGCTCAAACACTTATTTTTCCAGAAACAATTAATAATGGGGACAACATTTTTTGCATAGATTCAGATCTGCCCTGCCTGTGTGCACAGATTCTCCACAGACACTCCTAACATGTACTCTGACTTGTTGGCTGCAGTGTTAGAGGGAAGATTGTGTCCTTGCTTGCTGTTATAAATTATGCTATGCATGCTTATTTCAGTAAAGCTcgattgttttattgtttaaagcTTTGTCTGATTTACTTTATTTGCAATCTAAGCCTGAGCTGTGACAAAGTGTTAAAAGGATGAAATGAGTGACGACaccaaaataaaaccagaaacGACTGCAGGAAATCAGCATTTGAATGCTAACAggttttttattatcatttcaaaTTACATGGGTAGTTAATTGGAGGGGAAATTAAGTTTGCATGAACATTAgtaaagaaaaaatgatttgcGTATGAATTTCTTGAATGCCTGAAAGAATCACACATATGATTCGAGGCAggagtgatttatttttatgaaacaaacctttttctGAGAAACAGAAACCCAAATCTGTGTGACACTGTTCTCTTACCGCCGGGGTCTCAGATGGAGCCCCACATCCGCTGTAGCTCACCTCAGGTTCACATGTCTTTGACCCAGTGGGGGAGTTTGAACGGATCGCTGCTGATCCCCGCTCTGTAACGCCTTCAACTCTTGTAACCATTTGTATCTGTTTCTAACCTGATCCTGTTCGgagctttttttccttttggatTTCTGCTTGATTAAAACTCTTTAACAAAACTCTCAcgtttttttggttgttttaaTTCATGTCTCCATGTCTCATTTTTTTACTCTTCtattgttgtgaatgtgtggcGAATTGCTCTAACTGCTCGGCTATGTCCTGTTAACAGTCCAATTTTTGCAATATTACTGTCGGCGCCGTGCGTCTAAGAAAAGCAACGAGTGGTACGATGCTTAACTTTGAATATTCATTCAGCGTGTCTGGGCTTTGTTTGCATTCTGGCTCTTTAAGATTGTAGACGtcaagacaaacaaatatatttcacatttgagtcagtcagtcaaatTTGTTTTATGGGAAACGAAAGGAATTATCAGGGGAGGTTTAATGGAAAGTGGAGCTACTGCTTATCTCCCTTCTGATGGTTTGGAGTAATGGGTGACTGgcttcaattgttttttttttagcctaAAGAGGAAACAGCGAGAGGAGAGAATGAAATAAACTCTGTGATCACCGCAGGCTCCACGTCCATGTTTCCTGGAGACACATGTGAATGTAAAGTCattaatttagatttattttggaGAGAAGCGCCGCTGCTATTGAGTCATTTGTATTCGTCAGAAGCAACTTTGTGTTAACGTGACCAGCAGCATGTTCGCAAGAGTTAGGCCTCTCGTGACTTCCGCTCGCAAATTCAGTCGGTGCAGGCttatttaaatttctgttttCAGATGCTAAAATGTGCAATTGTATTCATCTCCAGTAGCCGGGTGCCCTGAGACAGGAGGCTGTTACACTAGACAAACACTGCTTAGGAGCTTGGAGAAACTCCTATTCTGTGGAATGTGGTTTTATGGGCTTCTTGTcaaatgtttaaacaaatgaaCCTTATGGGGCTGTGTGGAAATTATTGCGGTGGGGTGGAGGCCTAAATATTATGGgtcttaatttaaaaaaaagaagaagaaaaccgTCTCTCCAGAAATTATAGTttccatcatccatcatttaTCTACACCACTTctttgagggttgcaggggggggctggagccggTCCCAGTTGACATGGGGCACAAGACAAGGactgacatacacacaccattcagacctggtattaacatctgtcctgagtgatccgatcacaagtgatAAGCATTAAGCACGTGTGAACGTACTCAAATGCCTCCTCAACGCTTCCTGAGATCCGAACACATCCTGGTGTGAACACGCAGGATTCACCAACGACTCTCAACCTGTTACAGTTTAAAAATGACTCCAGAAGTAATGTTCTTCTCAGTGCACATATCTGGATTGGTTTCTGGTTGCTATATCAACACTCAACAACACATGCGTT
The DNA window shown above is from Platichthys flesus chromosome 11, fPlaFle2.1, whole genome shotgun sequence and carries:
- the LOC133964913 gene encoding myelin basic protein-like; this translates as MTQPEKVSVTSMGQHLGKKESPTDSMASSPEPNAAPTAAAAPVAAVAEPESQDEVFGLGEADAYQNNGSISTKPAVTDSTGAEGPLQSWTPADTADPDTATPRPHLARLFSRDAPGREDNTFKERPSESDELQTIQEHSGAASECGSDNPEQDLD